The genome window AGTTACCACCAAGTCACTAATTGACATGAAGTCCAATGGCGAAAAAATCTCCATGCTTACAGCTTATGATTATACCATGGCTAAAATTGTGGACACTGCCGGAGTTGACGTAATTCTGGTTGGGGATTCGGCCTCCAATGTTATGGCTGGTCACGAGACAACACTGCCAATTACTTTGGATCAGATGATTTATCATGCCTCATCTGTTGTGAGGGCTGTAGAGAGAGCTTTGGTTGTAATTGACCTGCCTTTTGGAAGTTACCAATCTGATTCTAAAGAGGCTTTGCGTTCTTCCATTAGAATTATGAAAGAAAGCGGTGGTCACGCTGTAAAATTGGAAGGCGGTAAAGAAATCAAAGAATCCATCAAAAAAATTCTGAACGCTGGAATTCCGGTAATGGGACATTTGGGATTAACACCACAGTCTATCTATAAATTTGGAACGTATACCGTTCGCGCCAAAGAGGATGAAGAAGCCGAAAAGTTAATTGAAGACGCTAAACTACTAGAACAATTGGGCTGCTTTGCATTAGTTCTTGAAAAAATACCTGCTCATTTGGCCGAAAAAGTTGCAAAAAGCATTTCTATTCCGGTAATCGGAATTGGTGCCGGAGGCGGAGTTGACGGACAGGTATTGGTGATCCACGATATGCTGGGAATGAATAATGAATTCAGCCCTCGTTTTTTAAGACGCTACATGAATCTTTACGAAGGAATGACTTCGGCTATCAGCCAATATGTAACCGATGTAAAATCACAGGATTTTCCAAACGAGAAAGAACAATACTAATACTTTAGGTCTCTGAGATGCTAAGTTTCTAAGTTTTTCCATAACTTAGGGACTTAGCATCTTAGTATCTTAGCAACTCAAAAAGCAATGAAAGTAATTTCAAATAAACATAATCTTCAAATCCTTCACGAAGACAACCACCTGATTGTTGTAAATAAACGTGTGGGCGACATTGTGCAAGGCGACAAAACGGGTGACAAACCATTGAGCGAGGTTGTAAAAGAATACATAAAAGACAAATACAATAAGCCTGGCGAAGTTTTTCTTGGAGTCGTACATCGACTGGACAGACCTACAACCGGAATTGTAGTTTTTGCCCGAACCAGCAAGGCTTTGACACGCATGAACGAATTGTTCAGCAGCAGGGAAACCAAAAAAACCTATTGGGCTGTAGTCAAAAACAGGCCTTCAAAAAACGAAAATACACTGGTTCATTACATCAAAAGGAACGAGAAAAACAATACTTCAAAAGCCCATACAAAAGAAGTTCCCGATAGTAAAAAAGCTAGTCTGGAATATAAAATCATCAAGGAACTGGATAATTATTTTGGACTTGAAATCCAGTTACACACGGGCAGACACCATCAGATACGGGCACAGCTGTCAGCTATTGGCTCTCCAATAAAAGGAGATCTAAAATATGGTTTTGACCGAAGCAATCCTGACGGAGGCATCCATTTGCATGCCAGAAAGCTGGTCTTTGTTCATCCTGTTTCGAAAGAAGAGATTATTATAACTGCTCCAACTCCAGATGAAGTAATCTGGAAAGCTATTTAAATTTCGTATAAAAAGTATTTTATATTGAATTTTAAATTTAACTTGCACTTAGATAATGACTTAAATCTTTTTTTTACTATGAGTTACAAATTAAATATTAGTACCAGAAAAGAAGCTTTAATAAAATTAATGGATGAAATTATCAAGCATGAAAATGAAATCATCCAGGCATTACTTGAGGATTTCAAAAAACCTCCATTTGAATCAATTGCTACAGAAATCAGTTATATTATTTGGGAATTAAAGGATACAATAAAGAATATTGAAAAATGGGCCAAAATTAAAAACGTAATCCCCTCTATATTTAATTTTCCTTCGACAGATTACATTGTAAAAGAACCTTATGGGAAAGTTTTAATTATAGCACCTTGGAATTATCCTTTTCAATTAGCGGTAGGTCCTTTAATAGCGGCTGTTGCGGCAGGAAATCAAGTAGTATTAAAACCTTCTGAATTAACGCCAAAGACATCGGCTATAGTTCTAAAAATTATAGAGAAAGTATTCCATCATCAGCATGTAAAAGTAATTGAAGGCGGTATTGAAACTGCTAAAAAATTATTGGCACAGCGCTGGGATTATATTTTTTTTACTGGAAGTGCTGCTGTTGGAAAAATTGTTGCAAAAGCCGCTGCAGAACATCTTACTCCGGTCACCCTTGAATTAGGCGGTAAAAACCCCTGCATCATTGATGAAACTGCAAATCTCAAACTTGCTGCCAAGAGAATAGTCTGGGGGAAATTTCTGAATGCCGGACAAACCTGCATTGCTCCCGATTATATTTTGATTCAGGAAGAAATGAAAAGTCATTTTGTAAATTTCCTAAAAAATGAAATCACAAATGCTTATGGAGAAAACCCAAAAAACTCTCCCGATTTTGCCCGAATCGTAAACGAAAAAAACTGGCATCGTTTAGTCAGCATGATCGAGCCGGAGAAAGTAATTTTCAGAGGTGAAATTGATATTGAAGACTGCTATATTGCACCAACCTTAATTGAAGAAAATGATCTTGAAAGCCCTCTGATGCAGGAAGAGATTTTTGGCCCTTTACTTCCTATAATTACTTATAAAGATGAAAAAGAAATTGATAAAATAATTTCACGTTATGAAAAGCCGTTAGCTTTATATGTATTTACCGATGACAGAAAATTTGCCAAAAAAACAATTTTGAATCATTCTTTTGGCGGAGGCTGTATTAATGATACTATAATTCATTTTGCAAACAAAAGACTTCCTTTTGGAGGTGTAGGCCACAGCGGAATTGGTGCTTATCATGGTCAATTGAGTTTTGACACTTTTTCCCATCATAAAGGAATTGTAAAAAAAGCAAATTGGCTGGATTTAAACCTAAGATATGCTCCTTATACAGACAGCAAAATTAGTACTTTAAAAAAATTATTGAACTGGCTATAAACACTCAGAAAAAGATATAAAAGTGTCAAAAAAACTTCTTCATTTAAATAAAAAAAAATACAGTAAATTTGTACACTAATACATACCTTTATAATAATTGAATTGTGATTTAGAATATAATATCATTGGTCTCGAGGCTTCATTTAAAAAGTCTTTTTAAATCTACGAATAACTAATCTAACAATATATAATGAACCAAACTTTAGAAAAATTACAGGAAATTGAAAAAAACGGATACCAGATTGATTTTGGAAATGTATTCAATCACGCCTTTGAAAATTACAAGAAAATTGCTTTATATGCTGGATCAGTTATAGTTATCTTCAGCATATTATTCATTGCTTTCAGCGCTTTTTCATTAATCTCAATTGTTGGTATAACCGAAATGACAAAGCAACTTTCTTCGGGACAGCTTAAAATTGAAAAACTTATTGAGTCTAATATAGATACCGTGGGAATTATTTCCATAATTATTTCCTGTTTGCTCAGTCCTTTTCAGGCGGCTTTCTTAAAAATGGCAGATCATGGAGACAGAGATGAAAATTTCCCGATTTCTTCTTTATTTTCACTCTATAAATTACCTTATTTAAAAGAAATTATCATTTCGACTCTTATTATTACTACAATTGCATTTGCTCAGGCTACTTTATTCAGATATATAAAATTTGAGTTTCTGGGCATCATAACTAACTATTTCATATCGTTTATAACACTTCTTACCATTCCTCTGATTATATTTGGTAACTTACAGGCAATGGATGCAATAAAATACAGTATTCAAATTGTTTTCAAACAGCCAATTGTTTTATTAGGGTTAATAGTTGTAGCAATTATTGGTTCATTAATAGGTCTTATGGCTTGCTGTGTCGGTATGTTTTTTACAATACCTTTTATTTATTCTATGAATTATGCCATTTACAGTGCAGTTATAGGAATAAACAGTATTGCCGAAAATGAATAACTTTTTAACTATTAAAATTAAATTGCAGACGATTAAAACATTTTATTAAATAGTCACCCCCGAAAACTATGCTATTATGTTGTAAAATTTTACTGTTTTTCAACTTCAACTTTTCTTTATCAAGTTCAGTTTATACGCCCATGGCATTAAATCTGGTACAAAATTTATTAATAGACATTACGAATCGGAATACTATTTTACTGGCACTGTTTTTTGTCATTTTACTTGCAATTATTTATTCCAACCACAAAATAAACAGTATTCTAAAAAACACAAATAATCTTACATCAAAAGAGTTAGACAAAAGAGAATATTTACTCTATTTATTATTTCTCGGACTATCTCTTCCATTAATAGAAATATTGTTTGAGTTATTTAAGGTTAGGCCCAAAAGCTTATTAAATTACTACTTTTCTGTTGGAGTTATTTTTTTATTGTTCTTTATATTGAGTGAAAAATCAAAATATTTATACAATAGAGTTCAAACAATATTTACGGTCTTATTTTATATACATTTCATAACTACGGCATACAATATCGTTTTTTTACCAACAGATAATATACCAACTTACACTTTCATTTTAGCATTTTTCTTTTCCTATCTTATTATAAAGCCTATAAAAAAGTATTGGATTTTCTGTGGATTCGTCTGCGCTTTTTTAATTACAATATTTACCTTTAATATAGTTCCTACCTCCAAAGCTGTTATACTTATCAATTATTCTACAATGATATTTATAATAAATCATATTAAGCATATCGCTATTTATAAAATTCAGGAAAAGGTCAATTTTACAAATGAAATTGTAAACAAAGGGAACTCACTGACCATTGCCACAAACAAAATGGGAGAAGTAACCTTCTGCAGTGATACTATAACGGCTATTTTAGGATACACTCCAGAAGAAGTGATGGGATATGGTTTTTGGAAACTAACAGAAGACCCTGAATTTATCGGCTTCGACTACCATAAAACCTTTGTAGACAATCGTTTATATATTAGGAAATTAAAATGTAAAAACGGTGAATACAAATTCATTCAGTGGATTGATAAAAAGTTCAATGAAAACTCCATCATTGGAATTGGCCAAGATGTTACCAATGAAATAAAAATCAGAAAACAATATGAAATTTTAATTCAAACCGCTGTTGATATTATTTTTGAAGCAGATGCTAGAGGCCGATTTACTTTTGTCAATGATTATGCAATAAAAACTTTAGGATATTCAAAAGATGAATTTCTCAACAAAGATTTCTCTTCATTAATAAGAAAAGATTACATAACCAATACCATGAGTTTTTACCAAAACATTCTTGATATTGAAGAAAATTTTACAACACTCGAATTCCCTATTATCAAAAAAGACGGCAGTGAGTTATGGATTTCCCAAAATGTTTTTGTCAGAAGAAACAGTAGTGGAGAAATTGATGGATATTCTGGAATTGCAAGAGATATAACACTATTAAAAAACATCGAAGATGAAAAATCTAAGAGACAGTATAAAATAGGAAAATACAGCAAAACCTTAAAAGATATAGCGGTTTCAAACCATTCCAGTAATGAAAATTTTGATCAGACGATTACTAGAATCCTGCATATTACCTCTGCTGCATTAGGAGTAAACCGAGTAGGCTATTGGGTATATGACACGGATAAGATAATCTGCAGTAAACTCTATGAATCCAAAAAAAATATTCTGGAAAATGACATTCGCTTTTTCAGAAATGAAAATCTGGAGTATTTTAAAAAAATTGAAAGTAAACTTCAAGTAGTACAGTCGGATATTAGATCTTATACTGATAATAACAAAATAAAAGACAATTATGTTTACAGCAATAACATATACTCAACACTGGACACTCCTATTTTTATTGACGGAGAGTTAAAAAGTATCCTTTCGTACGAATCCACACACAGAATTAAAAATTGGGACAATGAAGATATCAATTTTGTGAAATCTGTTTCCGATTTAATTGTAATTGCTTTAGCATCTCATATACGATTAGAAATAGAAC of Flavobacterium marginilacus contains these proteins:
- the panB gene encoding 3-methyl-2-oxobutanoate hydroxymethyltransferase, whose amino-acid sequence is MSAIKKDYKKVTTKSLIDMKSNGEKISMLTAYDYTMAKIVDTAGVDVILVGDSASNVMAGHETTLPITLDQMIYHASSVVRAVERALVVIDLPFGSYQSDSKEALRSSIRIMKESGGHAVKLEGGKEIKESIKKILNAGIPVMGHLGLTPQSIYKFGTYTVRAKEDEEAEKLIEDAKLLEQLGCFALVLEKIPAHLAEKVAKSISIPVIGIGAGGGVDGQVLVIHDMLGMNNEFSPRFLRRYMNLYEGMTSAISQYVTDVKSQDFPNEKEQY
- a CDS encoding RluA family pseudouridine synthase; the protein is MKVISNKHNLQILHEDNHLIVVNKRVGDIVQGDKTGDKPLSEVVKEYIKDKYNKPGEVFLGVVHRLDRPTTGIVVFARTSKALTRMNELFSSRETKKTYWAVVKNRPSKNENTLVHYIKRNEKNNTSKAHTKEVPDSKKASLEYKIIKELDNYFGLEIQLHTGRHHQIRAQLSAIGSPIKGDLKYGFDRSNPDGGIHLHARKLVFVHPVSKEEIIITAPTPDEVIWKAI
- a CDS encoding aldehyde dehydrogenase, with the translated sequence MSYKLNISTRKEALIKLMDEIIKHENEIIQALLEDFKKPPFESIATEISYIIWELKDTIKNIEKWAKIKNVIPSIFNFPSTDYIVKEPYGKVLIIAPWNYPFQLAVGPLIAAVAAGNQVVLKPSELTPKTSAIVLKIIEKVFHHQHVKVIEGGIETAKKLLAQRWDYIFFTGSAAVGKIVAKAAAEHLTPVTLELGGKNPCIIDETANLKLAAKRIVWGKFLNAGQTCIAPDYILIQEEMKSHFVNFLKNEITNAYGENPKNSPDFARIVNEKNWHRLVSMIEPEKVIFRGEIDIEDCYIAPTLIEENDLESPLMQEEIFGPLLPIITYKDEKEIDKIISRYEKPLALYVFTDDRKFAKKTILNHSFGGGCINDTIIHFANKRLPFGGVGHSGIGAYHGQLSFDTFSHHKGIVKKANWLDLNLRYAPYTDSKISTLKKLLNWL